A section of the Alligator mississippiensis isolate rAllMis1 chromosome 8, rAllMis1, whole genome shotgun sequence genome encodes:
- the SLC7A3 gene encoding cationic amino acid transporter 3: MFQTKMASFGRKLIRRRVLDLSSDETRFARCLSTLDLIALGVGSTLGAGVYVLAGEVAKEKAGPSIVLCFLVAALSSVLAGLCYAEFGARVPKTGSAYLYSFVTVGEIWAFTTGWNLILSYVIGTASVARAWSSAFDNIIGNHISVFFKNHTSMGSVGGVFTEHPDFFALILVFLLTGLLAFGVSESALVNKIFTAVNLVVLSFVIISGFVKGDVKNWQLSKDDYFNDTVKASNEDASIGPLGSGGFVPFGFQGILSGAATCFYAFVGFDCIATTGEEAKNPQRSIPIGIIVSLLICFVAYFGVSAALTLMVPYYLLNKESPLPEAFKAVGWEPARYVVAVGSLCALSTSLLGSMFPMPRVIYAMAEDGLLFRFLSMVHTRTKTPLMATVMSGIVAALMAFLFELKDLVDLMSIGTLLAYSLVAVCVLILRYQENQLSVSKGMEMVDLHRQEEEKAIMDPDMITAELKEECSLRSLINPRCKIPTNLSGRIVYISTSVIAVLITILCVVLAQTMDLLLSGNAICIAVCIVLIAIILVPTIIIWRQPESSARLTFKVPGLPLLPLFSIFINVYLMMQLSTGTWARFGVWMLIGFAIYFGYGIRNSVEAQSTHQAPSAGSGSSSTEKPLDPTV, encoded by the exons ATGTTTCAGACAAAAATGGCCAGCTTTGGGAGGAAGCTGATCCGCCGCCGCGTCCTGGATCTCAGCTCTGACGAGACGCGGTTTGCCCGCTGCCTCTCCACCCTGGACCTGATTGCCCTGGGAGTAGGCAGCACGCTGGGCGCTGGGGTGTACGTGCTGGCCGGGGAGGTGGCCAAGGAGAAGGCCGGCCCCTCGATCGTCCTCTGCTTCCTCGTCGCGGCGCTGTCGTCTGTGCTGGCCGGGCTCTGCTACGCGGAGTTCGGGGCCCGGGTGCCGAAGACAGGCTCTGCCTATCTCTACAGCTTTGTCACCGTGGGGGAGATCTGGGCCTTCACGACCGGCTGGAACCTCATCCTCTCCTACGTCATAG GAACGGCCAGTGTAGCCCGAGCGTGGAGCTCGGCTTTCGACAACATCATTGGCAACCACATCTCGGTCTTCTTCAAGAACCACACCTCCATGGGCAGCGTGGGGGGTGTCTTCACCGAGCACCCAGACTTCTTTGCCTTGATCCTGGTCTTCCTGCTCACGG GCCTGCTGGCATTCGGGGTGAGCGAGTCAGCCCTAGTGAATAAAATTTTCACTGCCGTGAACCTGGTGGTCCTGAGCTTCGTCATCATCTCCGGCTTCGTGAAGGGGGACGTCAAGAACTGGCAGCTCTCCAAGGATGACTATTTTAATGACACAGTCAAAGCCAGCAATGAGGATGCCAG CATTGGCCCCCTGGGCTCGGGGGGGTTTGTGCCCTTTGGGTTCCAAGGGATCCTCTCTGGAGCCGCCACGTGCTTCTACGCCTTTGTGGGTTTCGACTGCATCGCCACGACAG GCGAGGAGGCCAAGAACCCGCAGCGGTCCATCCCCATCGGGATCATCGTGTCTCTGCTGATCTGCTTTGTGGCCTACTTCGGGGTCTCCGCTGCTCTGACCCTCATGGTGCCCTACTACCTCCTCAACAAGGAGAGTCCCCTGCCGGAGGCCTTCAAAGCCGTGGGCTGGGAGCCAGCCCGCTACGTTGTCGCCGTCGGGTCCCTCTGTGCACTCTCCACCAG CCTGCTAGGCTCCATGTTCCCCATGCCGCGGGTGATCTACGCCATGGCCGAGGACGGGCTGCTGTTCCGGTTCCTCTCCATGGTGCACACACGGACAAAGACACCCCTGATGGCCACTGTCATGTCAGGGATCGTTGCTG CCCTGATGGCCTTCCTGTTTGAGCTGAAGGACCTGGTAGACCTCATGTCAATCGGCACGCTGCTGGCCTACTCCCTGGTTGCCGTGTGTGTGCTCATCCTCAG GTACCAGGAGAACCAGCTGAGCGTCTCAAAGGGCATGGAGATGGTGGATCTgcacaggcaggaggaggagaaggcgaTCATGGACCCGGACATGATCACTGCTGAGCTGAAAGAGGAGTGCAGCCTGCGCAGCCTCATCAACCCCCGCTGCAAGATACCCACCAACCTGTCCGGGCGGATCGTCTACATCAGCACGTCGGTCATCG CTGTGCTGATCACCATCCTCTGCGTGGTTCTGGCCCAGACCATGGACTTGCTGCTGAGTGGCAATGCGATCTGCATCGCTGTCTGCATCGTCCTCATCGCCATCATCCTGGTCCCCACCATCATCATCTGGAGGCAGCCAGAGAGCAGCGCCCGGCTCACCTTCAAA gtgcctggcctgCCGCTCCTCCCGctcttcagcatcttcatcaaCGTGTATCTCATGATGCAGCTGAGCACCGGGACCTGGGCCCGCTTCGGCGTCTGGATGCTCATAG GCTTTGCCATCTATTTCGGCTACGGCATTCGGAACAGCGTCGAGGCGCAGAGCACACACCAGGCCCCTTCTGCTGGTAGTGGCTCCTCCAGCACGGAGAAGCCTCTGGACCCCACGGTCTGA